A DNA window from Armatimonadota bacterium contains the following coding sequences:
- a CDS encoding FHA domain-containing protein, translating to MSDLNKTQMLDPNRTQMISAPTLDVTATIKPVQCPVCKTFNPGGMMFCSDCGLIFERALDGDAFGAPSIQLPVLVSSEGVEFVVRVGETVFGRQGDALINDDRVSRQHCSISLQNGVIEVKDLGSTNGTKVDGERLVPNEPRQIAEGAKLSLGGFELTLAMPGAANATLMASTGKTVALTVAPQANSCSAKLTGDTGTFDLKFGSNSFGRKSGNDVVIADPFVSGSHGIIEVEDSGIYLTDTGSTNGTVVNDAKLNANIRTLIGPDDVIKLGQLEFKIERITPES from the coding sequence ATGAGCGACCTCAATAAGACCCAGATGCTTGACCCCAATCGAACGCAGATGATCTCCGCGCCGACGTTGGATGTCACGGCGACGATCAAACCGGTGCAATGTCCTGTTTGCAAGACGTTCAATCCTGGTGGCATGATGTTCTGCTCCGATTGCGGGTTGATCTTCGAACGAGCTCTTGACGGCGACGCTTTCGGTGCTCCCTCAATCCAGCTCCCGGTACTTGTCTCGTCTGAAGGTGTCGAGTTTGTGGTGAGGGTCGGGGAAACGGTCTTTGGGCGGCAAGGCGATGCGCTGATCAATGACGACCGAGTGAGTCGCCAACATTGCAGTATCTCGCTTCAGAACGGGGTGATTGAAGTCAAAGACCTCGGATCAACCAACGGGACAAAGGTCGATGGAGAGCGATTGGTGCCCAACGAACCACGCCAGATCGCTGAAGGTGCAAAGCTCTCGCTCGGAGGGTTCGAGTTGACCTTAGCGATGCCAGGCGCCGCGAACGCCACGCTGATGGCGAGCACAGGGAAGACCGTCGCCTTGACCGTTGCTCCACAAGCCAACAGCTGTTCGGCAAAGCTCACTGGAGATACCGGCACTTTCGACCTCAAGTTCGGATCGAATTCATTTGGTCGCAAGTCTGGCAACGATGTGGTCATTGCTGATCCGTTTGTCAGCGGAAGTCATGGCATCATCGAAGTTGAAGATTCAGGCATCTACCTCACGGACACGGGCAGCACCAATGGCACCGTTGTCAACGATGCAAAATTGAATGCCAACATTCGCACGCTCATCGGACCAGATGATGTGATCAAGCTTGGGCAGTTGGAGTTCAAGATCGAGCGCATCACGCCAGAAAGTTGA
- a CDS encoding ABC-2 family transporter protein, giving the protein MTNSLRHFRALISIYLQDGLAYKASGFIWVLTDVSTAATMPIVLSAAAKGQSIGGFDSSSIAVYYLVMLFITSFVQSHFMWEVAFEVKEGIFSSQIIRPVPYLQFMAARNLAWRMMRTMFFFPMFLILLWAYSGMIHSFQLHISWVAIAAIVLGHLVSFFFVMAFAMLALFLQEATSVFELYYVPMLFLSGQLFPIALFPQWVQNISKIFPFYYTTGLPTEIVVGRISEANAIPLLGVQLLWIVGSLLAFKWLFAKGTKQYTGVGM; this is encoded by the coding sequence ATGACAAATTCGCTACGACATTTCCGGGCGCTGATCTCGATCTACCTGCAGGATGGCCTTGCATACAAGGCGAGCGGGTTCATTTGGGTGCTCACGGACGTGTCGACTGCAGCCACCATGCCGATCGTGCTCTCTGCGGCGGCAAAGGGGCAAAGCATCGGCGGGTTCGATTCCAGCAGCATCGCGGTGTACTACCTCGTCATGCTGTTCATCACCAGTTTCGTGCAGAGCCACTTCATGTGGGAAGTCGCCTTCGAGGTCAAAGAAGGAATCTTCAGTAGCCAGATCATCCGGCCTGTGCCGTATTTGCAGTTCATGGCGGCGCGAAATCTCGCCTGGCGAATGATGCGCACGATGTTCTTCTTCCCGATGTTTCTGATCCTGTTGTGGGCGTACAGCGGGATGATCCATTCGTTCCAGTTGCACATCTCTTGGGTCGCGATTGCCGCGATTGTGCTCGGGCATTTGGTGAGCTTCTTCTTTGTGATGGCGTTTGCGATGCTAGCGCTCTTTCTGCAGGAAGCGACCTCTGTATTCGAGCTGTATTACGTGCCAATGCTATTCCTTTCGGGGCAGCTCTTCCCTATTGCTCTTTTCCCACAATGGGTGCAGAACATCAGTAAGATCTTTCCGTTCTACTACACCACTGGCTTACCCACGGAGATTGTTGTGGGTCGGATTTCTGAGGCCAATGCGATCCCGCTCCTTGGCGTCCAACTGCTTTGGATTGTTGGGAGTCTGCTCGCCTTCAAATGGCTCTTTGCAAAGGGCACCAAGCAATACACTGGCGTTGGGATGTGA
- a CDS encoding SDR family oxidoreductase: MSAAEPKTYFLATSGGPISQRFAAQVLENGDRLLLWETQKGVLGLDSSKSVIRAAGVSQVAGLLVKGKQKFGHVHGFVNDVDSMPVLGSYLSRTAVKSPMLELNRQQIARFLATGIGAIVNIAGSFGSVADHHDSLYNAKISETAGLTSALAKEFGRNKVRLNAIRPGVIRGDHWSEVEDDTVIRQSNASWTYVEPDSICRAIWWLLQDDCPVNGQVITVD; encoded by the coding sequence GTGAGCGCGGCAGAACCGAAAACTTACTTCTTGGCGACCTCTGGTGGCCCGATCTCCCAAAGATTCGCGGCGCAAGTGCTGGAAAATGGCGACAGACTTCTGCTTTGGGAAACTCAAAAAGGCGTTCTTGGACTGGACTCATCCAAATCAGTGATTCGTGCCGCGGGGGTATCGCAAGTGGCAGGGCTACTGGTCAAAGGCAAGCAGAAGTTCGGACATGTTCACGGCTTCGTCAACGACGTGGATTCGATGCCGGTGCTTGGTTCATACCTTTCGCGCACAGCCGTAAAGTCACCGATGCTCGAGCTCAATCGGCAGCAGATCGCCCGGTTCCTTGCCACCGGAATCGGTGCAATCGTCAACATCGCTGGTTCTTTTGGGAGCGTCGCCGATCACCATGATTCGCTCTACAACGCCAAGATCTCAGAGACAGCCGGGTTGACATCAGCCCTGGCGAAGGAGTTCGGGCGGAACAAAGTACGGCTCAACGCGATTCGGCCCGGAGTGATTCGTGGCGACCATTGGAGCGAGGTGGAGGACGACACCGTGATTCGGCAATCCAATGCGTCCTGGACTTATGTCGAGCCGGACTCCATTTGCCGCGCGATCTGGTGGCTGCTGCAAGACGACTGCCCAGTGAATGGCCAGGTCATCACAGTCGACTGA
- a CDS encoding helix-turn-helix transcriptional regulator, whose product MRTHLLSGEFRKPHIGVCEFNALDPKLDWLLEDDRAWQSNGGPGRAHPDRSLPFSLDVLVPDSEESLQRIHIYGVFALHAGSETPGTHGALVAVKPLDGPDFRLTLINGKHYAEGEESEMACFSPGDGSMCEPVGFADFQGRRVTIRRLSIDIPSNFHGRFLRFTDLGSSASFVLLDVRFEFAPDRTCPFGSKTKGVSLAELGSAVRIGDRVKFNRAIKQLETSLSEVGPNLDEARGSVLLFLAVISAAKLESGTSEPLHRFQLDAARRLEIERSVNGVISAARELIEELAPDMSEERAHTDSMINRALAVVERGFAREIVDEEIANYLGLSTSHFRFLFRQATGQPFHKYLISVRLEKARTMLIENNFSVSEVSKMVGFNSPAHFTRAFVKRFNVSPSAVRVANR is encoded by the coding sequence TTGAGAACCCATCTTCTCAGCGGCGAGTTTCGCAAGCCCCATATCGGGGTTTGCGAATTCAACGCATTGGACCCAAAGCTCGATTGGTTGTTGGAGGATGATCGGGCTTGGCAGTCAAACGGAGGACCGGGCCGCGCTCACCCAGATCGTTCGCTGCCTTTTTCGCTGGATGTTCTTGTGCCGGATTCGGAAGAGTCGCTCCAGCGAATCCACATCTACGGCGTGTTTGCCCTGCACGCCGGCAGCGAAACGCCCGGGACGCACGGTGCACTCGTTGCGGTAAAGCCGTTGGACGGCCCCGACTTTCGCCTCACCCTCATCAACGGCAAGCATTACGCCGAAGGCGAAGAGTCCGAAATGGCGTGCTTTTCGCCGGGGGACGGAAGCATGTGCGAGCCAGTGGGGTTTGCCGATTTTCAGGGCCGTCGCGTCACGATTCGGCGTCTGAGCATCGACATTCCGAGCAATTTCCACGGACGCTTCTTGCGGTTCACCGACCTTGGGAGTTCGGCGAGTTTTGTGCTGCTGGATGTGCGATTCGAATTCGCCCCCGACCGAACCTGCCCGTTTGGGAGCAAGACCAAAGGTGTCTCGCTCGCTGAATTGGGTTCTGCGGTGAGAATTGGAGACCGGGTCAAATTCAACCGCGCGATCAAACAGCTCGAAACATCTCTTAGCGAAGTTGGGCCGAATCTAGATGAAGCAAGGGGTTCGGTGTTGTTGTTCCTCGCTGTAATTTCTGCGGCGAAGTTGGAATCGGGAACTTCGGAGCCTCTACACAGATTCCAGCTCGATGCCGCTCGTAGGCTCGAAATCGAACGCTCGGTCAACGGTGTGATTAGCGCAGCGCGGGAGTTGATCGAAGAATTGGCCCCGGACATGAGTGAAGAACGGGCGCATACGGATTCCATGATCAACCGCGCTCTCGCCGTCGTAGAGAGGGGATTCGCGAGGGAAATCGTGGACGAAGAGATCGCCAATTACCTCGGGCTTTCCACTTCTCACTTTAGGTTCCTATTCCGGCAGGCCACCGGTCAGCCGTTCCACAAATATTTGATCAGCGTTCGGCTCGAAAAGGCTCGCACGATGCTGATCGAAAACAACTTCAGCGTCAGCGAAGTCTCCAAAATGGTGGGTTTCAATAGCCCGGCGCACTTCACTCGCGCGTTCGTCAAGCGATTCAATGTGTCGCCATCCGCCGTGCGCGTTGCGAATCGTTAG
- the hppD gene encoding 4-hydroxyphenylpyruvate dioxygenase: protein MEDLFPIRKIDHVRHYVNNARQSAYFYQHVFGFDIEAYNGLETGSRNQVDYMLRQNDITLVFSAPLRPGHPMAEAISTHGDFVQDICFEVDDVDWAYKTAIKRGAESAVAPYDMQDEHGTVRYAAIKVYGNTVHGLLNRDKYNGPFLPGFREQKEPGEGIGLIEVDHCVGNVELGKMNYWVKWYEDVLGFKNLISFDDKDISTEYTALMSKVMASGNGRVKFPINEPAEGKKKSQIDEYLEFFGGAGVQHVAMRTDDIVHTVSRLQARGLNFLTVPKTYYDVLEDRVGKIDENIDELAELGILVDRDDEGYLLQIFTKPVTDRPTLFYEIIHRKGAKSFGKGNFKALFESIEREQELRGTL, encoded by the coding sequence ATGGAAGACCTATTTCCCATCCGCAAAATTGACCACGTTCGACACTATGTGAACAACGCCCGGCAGAGCGCTTACTTCTACCAGCACGTTTTTGGCTTCGACATCGAAGCATACAACGGCCTAGAAACGGGTTCGAGGAACCAGGTGGACTACATGCTCCGCCAAAACGACATCACGCTTGTTTTCAGTGCGCCATTGCGGCCTGGGCACCCGATGGCGGAAGCGATCAGCACTCATGGCGACTTTGTACAGGACATCTGCTTCGAAGTCGATGACGTGGATTGGGCATACAAAACTGCCATCAAGCGCGGCGCGGAATCGGCGGTTGCTCCTTATGACATGCAAGATGAGCACGGCACTGTTCGCTACGCTGCGATCAAAGTTTATGGCAACACGGTCCACGGCTTGCTGAATCGCGACAAGTACAACGGCCCATTCTTGCCTGGATTCCGCGAGCAAAAAGAACCGGGCGAAGGCATCGGTCTGATCGAAGTTGATCACTGCGTCGGCAACGTCGAGCTCGGCAAGATGAACTACTGGGTCAAGTGGTACGAGGATGTGCTCGGATTCAAGAATCTGATCAGCTTCGACGATAAAGACATCTCCACCGAATACACCGCGCTGATGAGTAAGGTAATGGCGAGCGGCAATGGCCGGGTCAAATTCCCGATCAACGAGCCTGCCGAAGGCAAAAAGAAGTCACAGATCGACGAATACCTCGAGTTCTTTGGCGGCGCAGGCGTGCAACACGTCGCGATGCGAACCGATGACATCGTCCACACCGTCAGCCGATTGCAAGCACGCGGCTTGAACTTCTTGACAGTGCCGAAGACGTATTACGACGTGCTGGAAGACCGAGTCGGAAAGATCGATGAGAACATCGACGAACTGGCCGAGCTGGGAATCCTGGTTGACCGAGACGACGAAGGCTATCTGCTCCAAATCTTCACGAAGCCAGTGACCGACCGTCCGACCTTGTTCTACGAAATCATCCACCGCAAGGGCGCGAAGAGCTTCGGAAAGGGCAACTTTAAGGCGTTGTTCGAAAGCATCGAGCGCGAGCAAGAACTGCGCGGCACTCTGTAA
- a CDS encoding M15 family metallopeptidase produces the protein MSQLLFSDVKFLQRFLLFGGFNPGAIDGQAGAKTLAAQQQFYDRTAAIKAELGAFDSRSEANIALLIPQAQRMARRLLSAAIAHGHTAKVISGMRTYAEQAELYAQGRSKPGNIVTNARPGQSYHNFGMAVDLGLFNGATYIKSDAPYVALGPVLLAAVPGVEWGGNWRKKKDNPHYQLASAHGIDDLRRRFVAGLPFE, from the coding sequence ATGTCCCAACTCCTTTTTAGCGACGTCAAGTTTCTTCAACGCTTCTTGCTTTTTGGCGGATTCAATCCAGGTGCGATCGACGGCCAAGCGGGCGCCAAGACTTTGGCGGCTCAGCAACAGTTCTATGATCGGACTGCTGCCATCAAGGCCGAGCTAGGCGCATTTGATTCTCGCAGCGAAGCGAATATCGCGCTCCTCATCCCGCAGGCCCAGCGGATGGCGCGTCGCCTCTTGAGTGCGGCCATAGCGCACGGGCACACCGCCAAAGTCATCAGTGGGATGCGCACCTACGCCGAGCAGGCCGAACTGTACGCCCAAGGGAGGTCGAAGCCAGGGAATATCGTGACAAATGCTCGGCCCGGCCAGAGCTACCACAACTTCGGAATGGCGGTCGATTTGGGACTGTTCAATGGAGCAACTTACATCAAATCAGACGCGCCGTACGTCGCGCTTGGTCCAGTTCTCTTGGCGGCGGTACCAGGCGTGGAATGGGGCGGCAATTGGCGAAAGAAGAAAGACAATCCGCACTATCAGCTAGCGTCCGCACACGGGATCGATGATTTGCGGCGGCGGTTTGTAGCTGGGTTACCGTTCGAGTAA